In Balaenoptera ricei isolate mBalRic1 chromosome 7, mBalRic1.hap2, whole genome shotgun sequence, a single window of DNA contains:
- the EN1 gene encoding homeobox protein engrailed-1, with amino-acid sequence MEEQQPEPKSQRDSGLGAAAAVAAAAAPGSLSLSLSPGASGSSGSDGDSVPVSPQPAPPSPPAAPCLPPLAHHSHLPPHPPPPPPQQHLAAPAHQPQPAAQLHRTTNFFIDNILRPDFGCKKEQPPPQLLVAAAAAAGGGAGGGRVERDRGQTGAGRDPVHPLGTRAPGAASLLCAPDANCGPPDGSPPATAGVASASKAGNPAAAAAAAAVAAAAAAAAAKPSDSGGGSGGGVGSPGAQGAKYPEHSNPAILLMGSANGGPVVKTDSQQPLVWPAWVYCTRYSDRPSSGPRTRKLKKKKNEKEDKRPRTAFTAEQLQRLKAEFQANRYITEQRRQTLAQELSLNESQIKIWFQNKRAKIKKATGIKNGLALHLMAQGLYNHSTTTVQDKDESE; translated from the exons ATGGAAGAACAGCAGCCGGAACCTAAAAGTCAGCGCGACTCGGGCCTCGGCGCGGCGGCGgcagtggcggcggcggcggcccccgGCAGCCTCAGCCTGAGCCTCAGCCCCGGCGCCAGCGGCAGCAGCGGCAGCGATGGAGACAGCGTGCCGGTGTCTCCGCAGCCCGCGCCCCCCTCGCCGCCCGCGGCGCCCTGCCTGCCGCCCCTGGCCCACCACTCGCATCTCCCCccgcaccccccgcccccgccgccgcagCAGCATCTCGCGGCGCCTGCTCACCAGCCGCAGCCCGCGGCCCAGCTGCACCGCACCACCAACTTTTTCATCGACAACATCCTGAGGCCGGACTTCGGCTGCAAAAAGGAGCAGCCGCCGCCGCAGCTcctggtggcggcggcggcggcggccggaggAGGCGCAGGAGGAGGTCGGGTCGAGCGTGACAGAGGCCAGACCGGCGCAGGTAGAGACCCTGTCCACCCGCTGGGCACGAGGGCGCCAGGCGCCGCCTCACTCCTGTGCGCCCCGGACGCGAACTGTGGCCCACCCGACGGTTCCCCGCCAGCCACCGCCGGCGTAGCGAGTGCGTCCAAAGCTGGGaacccggcggcggcggcggcggcggcggccgtggcagcggcggcggcagcagcggcggcCAAACCTTCGGACAGCGGCGGTGGCAGTGGAGGCGGCGTGGGGAGCCCGGGAGCGCAGGGTGCTAAGTACCCGGAGCACAGCAACCCGGCCATCCTGCTAATGGGCTCAGCCAACGGCGGGCCCGTAGTCAAAACTGACTCGCAGCAGCCCCTCGTGTGGCCCGCCTGGGTCTACTGCACGCGCTACTCGGATCGTCCGTCCTCCG GTCCGCGCACCAGAAagctaaagaagaagaagaacgaGAAGGAGGACAAGCGGCCGCGGACGGCGTTCACGGCCGAGCAGCTGCAGAGACTCAAGGCGGAGTTTCAGGCGAACCGCTACATCACCGAGCAGCGGCGGCAGACCCTGGCCCAGGAACTCAGCCTCAACGAGTCCCAGATCAAGATCTGGTTCCAGAACAAGCGCGCCAAGATCAAGAAAGCCACGGGCATCAAGAACGGCCTGGCGCTGCACCTCATGGCGCAGGGACTATACAACCACTCAACCACTACGGTCCAGGACAAAGACGAGAGCGAGTAG